A region from the Drosophila kikkawai strain 14028-0561.14 unplaced genomic scaffold, DkikHiC1v2 scaffold_133, whole genome shotgun sequence genome encodes:
- the LOC138929332 gene encoding uncharacterized protein: MHSVCKLAQRNCDPHQEHELAAKHILRYLSKTIDLKLRYQKTGQRLHAYVDADWANSIPDRKSYTGYGFFYGGSVISWESRKQTVVALSSTGAEYVALSSAAKEAMYLSRLLKEVGCHPASDPVHIYGDNLSAQQIATNPVHHKRTKHIDIRYHHVRE, translated from the coding sequence ATGCACTCTGTGTGCAAACTGGCCCAAAGGAATTGCGATCCACACCAAGAGCACGAGCTAGCAGCCAAACACATTTTGCGCTATCTCTCGAAGACGATCGACCTGAAGCTGCGTTATCAGAAGACTGGGCAGCGCCTGCATGCGTATGTCGATGCAGACTGGGCGAACAGCATCCCAGACCGGAAGTCGTACACTGGATACGGTTTCTTCTACGGAGGATCGGTGATTTCCTGGGAATCACGCAAGCAAACTGTCGTCGCTTTAAGCAGCACCGGAGCCGAGTACGTAGCGTTGTCGTCAGCCGCCAAAGAAGCTATGTACCTGAGCCGTCTCCTGAAGGAAGTTGGGTGCCATCCGGCATCTGATCCTGTTCACATATACGGTGACAATCTAAGTGCACAGCAAATTGCTACCAATCCCGTGCACCACAAGCGAACCAAACACATCGACATTAGATATCACCACGTCAGAGAA